One genomic window of Tenacibaculum tangerinum includes the following:
- a CDS encoding DUF3108 domain-containing protein, translating to MRREYLFFILLITVQTFFAQTNTTAYKAGEWLRFNMSYSGFLKAGTAVLELKEKKLGNKKVLHAVGTGKTTGVISWFFKVDDRYESYFGIDKVEPYLFKRKIDEGGHKKNRQITFDHEKNTAFVQDFLKQKDTLISVKSPQDMISTFYFLRSHDTKNMKKGEEIQLDMFFDNKSYPFKLRFLGYEILKTKFGKVKTQKFRPLVQAGRVFKAQESVTIWISADDNKIPIKMRASLAVGSLRAELDGYKELANPFEVIVD from the coding sequence ATGAGAAGAGAATATTTATTTTTTATATTATTAATCACTGTACAAACTTTTTTTGCACAAACGAATACCACAGCCTACAAAGCTGGAGAATGGTTACGATTTAACATGAGTTACAGTGGGTTTTTAAAAGCAGGAACCGCTGTTTTAGAGCTCAAAGAAAAAAAATTAGGCAATAAAAAAGTATTACATGCAGTAGGAACAGGAAAAACAACAGGAGTTATAAGCTGGTTTTTTAAAGTTGACGATAGGTATGAAAGTTATTTTGGAATAGACAAAGTAGAACCGTATTTGTTTAAGAGAAAAATAGACGAAGGTGGGCATAAGAAAAATCGCCAAATAACTTTCGATCATGAAAAAAATACAGCGTTTGTTCAAGACTTTCTTAAACAAAAAGACACCCTAATTTCGGTAAAATCTCCACAAGATATGATTTCTACATTTTATTTCTTAAGAAGTCATGATACTAAAAACATGAAAAAAGGAGAAGAAATTCAATTAGATATGTTTTTCGATAACAAAAGCTACCCCTTCAAACTACGATTTTTAGGATACGAAATTTTAAAAACAAAGTTTGGAAAAGTAAAAACACAAAAATTCAGACCCTTGGTGCAAGCAGGTAGAGTATTCAAAGCCCAAGAAAGTGTTACGATATGGATTTCAGCAGACGATAATAAAATACCAATTAAAATGAGAGCTTCACTAGCAGTGGGTTCGCTACGAGCCGAACTAGATGGCTACAAAGAGTTGGCAAATCCTTTTGAGGTGATAGTAGACTAA